From the Porphyrobacter sp. CACIAM 03H1 genome, the window GTATCCGCAATACTGCGCAGCAACGACCGCGACGGTGTTCGACGAGATCGCCCGCGTGCTCAAGACGATGCGCTGGCAGCCGACCCTGCGCTTCGTGCCGCCCTATCACGACGATCCCAACTACCTGAACGCCCTCGCCGAGGACCTCACCCGGCAGGCGCGGGCGCTGGCCTTCAAGCCCGAGGTCATGCTCCTCAGCTTCCACGGGATGCCGCAGCAGACGCTCGAGAAGGGCGATCCCTACTACTGCCACTGCATGAAGACCGCCCGCCTGCTACGCGAGATGCTCGGGACAAGGCCCGAGTTCGAGGGCGTGCGCTTCGAGACCACCTTCCAGTCGCGCTTCGGACCCGCAGCATGGCTCGAACCCTCGACCGATGCGACCCTGATCGCCGAAGGGGAGAAAGGCACCAAGCGCCTCGTCGTCGCGGCCCCGGGCTTTGCCGCCGATTGCGTCGAGACGCTCGAGGAACTGGCGATCGAAGGGCGCGAGGAATTCTGCGAGGCGGGCGGCGAGGACTACGCCGTGCTCGACTGCCTCAACACCTCGGAGGACGGTCTCGCCATGATCGAGACCATGCTGCGCCGCGAGCTTTCCGGCTGGATTTGACGCGGAGCATTATTTACACCAGAGTCAGTTGCGAATCCGAACCTTCACCGGAGCATCGAGAGAGCCATGGCCACCCTTGCCGAAGCCCCGCAGTACACCGAAGCGAACGGTGGCAGCGCGCCCACCGACGCCCCCCGCCACTGGAACGAGCAGCGCCTGACCGAAGCCGATCTGGCCCATATTCCCGGAGAGGCGGGCTGGCCGCTGGTCGGCAACACTTTCACCATGCTCGCCGATCCCCACGCCTTTGCCGAGCGGATGATCCGCACCCACGGCAAGGTCTACAGGAACCGGGCCTTCGGCGGCTGGCAGGTCGCCCTGATCGGGGCCGAGGCGAACGAGCTGCTGCTGTTCAACAAGGACAAGATCTTCTCCAGCGAACAGGGCTGGGGTCCGGTGCTCGACCAGCTGTTCCCGCGCGGGCTGATGCTGATGGATTTCGAGCATCACCGGATTGACCGCCGCGCGCTCTCGATCGCCTTCAAGCCTGAACCGATGCGCCACTATTCGGGCGCCCTGAACCGCGGCATCGCCCGCGAAGTGGCGACCTGGGCGGGCCCCAAGACCTTCTATCCGGCGATCAAGAAGCTCACCCTCGATCTGGCGGCCGACAGCTTCATCGGGCTGCCGTGGGGGCCGGAAGCCGACAGGATCAACGAAGCCTTCGTCGACATGGTGCAGGCCTCGGTCGCGCCGGTGCGCCGCCCGCTGCCCTTCACCAAGATGAAGAAGGGCGTGGATGGCCGCGCCTACCTCGTCGATTACTTCACGAAGGAAACCCTGCGCCGCCGTGCGGAAGGCGGGGGGCAGGACATGTTCAGCCAGTTCGCCACCGCCACCCGCGAGGACGGAAGCCTGCTGCCGGTCGACGAGGTGGTCGATCACATGAACTTCCTGATGATGGCCGCGCACGACACCATCACCTCCTCGGCGACCTCGCTGATCTATCATCTCGCGACCAATCCGGCCTGGCAGGAGAAGGTGCGCGAGGAGATCATGGCGGTGACGGGCGGCCCCGACGGAGACGGCAACCCGCGCCCGCTCGATTACGACGATCTGGCGAAGCTCGACCTGACCGAGATGGCCTTCAAGGAATCGCTGCGGATGATCCCGCCCGTCCCCTCGATGCCGCGCCGCGCGCTGCGCGAGTTCGAATATGGCGGCTACCGCATCCCGGCGGGCGCGATGGTGGGCATCAACATCCACTGGACCCACCATTCCGAGGAATACTGGGAGAACCCCTACGCCTTCGATCCGATGCGCTTCACGCCGGACAAGGTGAAGGCGCGGCACAAATATGCCTGGGTGCCCTTCGGCGGCGGCGCGCACATGTGCCTCGGCCTCCATTTCGCCTACATGCAGGTGAAGATCCTGATGGCGCAGCTTCTCCAGCGCTACCGGATCGAGGCTGCGCCCGGCTACAATCCCGAATGGCAGGACTGGCCGATCCCCCAGCCCAAGGACGGGCTGAAGGTGACCTTCACCCCGCTCTAGGGCTGTTTCCTACATGGTGCGTGTGGCGTAACCGGCGGGAGGCTCTTTGCGATCGTCGGGTCATGCCGCTCCGTGCGCGGGGTTGTTTTCGCACGGCTGAATCGGCCGCCGGGATGCGAATTTCGCCGGCAAAGTGTCAACTTCGATTCTGCCGTCCAAGCCTTTGAGGGGATTGCGGAATTCCTGTAGGATTGCGAAGTTTGCAGTGTCAACTTTGTAAACTTTGGCTCAGAAATCGACCGCGATCCCGTCCTTCTCCCAATCGCCGTAGCGGGTGGGGGAGAGCTTCTCCTCGTTCGCGACGGGCTTCGGCGCGGGGGCGGGATCGTTGGTCCAGTGGGCCGGCTTCTTGAAGGCCTTTGCGGCCTCGGACTTTTCCTTGGTCATGCCTTCCAAATGCGCGTGCTGGCATCCGGTTTCAAGAAGGGTTAGGGGCGCAGGCATGGCTCTCCCCCCCGGACTTCCCGTGCGCCGCGCCGCGCTGCGCCTGCTCGATGCCGTGCTGCGGCGGGGCGAGACGCTGGAGCAGGCGGAAGGGCCTGCGCTGGGCGATATCCGCAAGGCCCCCGACCGCGCCCTCGCCCGCGCCATCGCCGGGGAGACGCTGCGCTGGCTGACGGACCTCGACGATCTGATCGATTCGGCGACGAAGCAGCGCCTGCCGGACGATGCCAAGGCGCGGATGGTGCTGCGGCTGATGCTGGCCCAGACCCTGCGGCTGGAGACCCCGCCGCACGCGGTGATAGCTACCGGTCTCGCGCTGCTCGAAGGTGGCCCGCGGCGGCTGGCGCACGGGGTGTTCTCGGCGCTCGACAAGGCAGGTGCCAAGCTGCCCGAGGTGCCGACCCTGCCCGAGCGTGTCGTAGCCCGATGGGGCGCGGAGTGGGCCGCCGCGATCGCCCCCGGCCTCGCCTTCCCGCCCGAGCTCGACCTCGCCCTTCGCGACCCTGCCGAGACGCAGGCCCGCGCGGTGCAGATGGGCGGCATCAGCCTCGCTCCCGGCCACATCCGCCTGCCGAGGGGCGCGGCGGTGGAGAGCCTCGAGGATTTCAGGGAGGGCGCGTGGTGGGTGCAGGACCTCGCCGCCTCGCTCCCCGCCCGGCTGCTGGGGCCGGGGAATGGCCGGAGCGCGCTCGACCTGTGCGCCGCGCCGGGGGGCAAGACCATGCAGCTTGCGGCGGCCGGCTGGAAGGTCACCGCGCTCGACCTGTCGAAGCGGCGGCTCGACCTCTTGAAGGACAACCTCAAGCGCACCGGTCTCAAGGCCTCGCCGGTGCGAGCCGACGCGCTGACCTGGGAACCGAAGCACCGCTTCGACGCGATCCTGATCGACGCGCCCTGCACCGCCACCGGCACCTGCCGCCGCCACCCCGACGTCCTCCACCGCATCGGCAAGGGGCAGGTCGCGGAGATGGCGGAACTGCAACGGGCGCTGGTCGCGAAGGCGGCGGAGTGGCTGAACCCCGGCGGGGTGCTGGTCTATGCGGTGTGTTCGCTGGAGGCCGAGGAGGGCGAGGAGCAGGGCGCGTGGATCGACGCCGAGCTGGGCCTCGCCCCGGCCCCGATCATGCCCGAAGAACTCCCCGCCGGACTCGCGCCCACCCCGAAGGGCTGGCTGCGCACCCATCCGGGGATGCTCGCCGAGCAGGGCGGGCTGGACGGGTTCTTCGTGGCCCGGTGGGTGAAGTAGCAGCCCGCCCCGGGCCTGACCCGGGACGGGAAGTGGTCACTTCACGTACTTCTGGAAGCTCTTCCTGAGTTTCATCAGCTTGGGCGGGATGACCGCGAGGCAATAGGGGTTCCGCTGGCCCTCGCCGTCCCAGTATTCCTGGTGGTAGTCCTCGGCCGGATACCACTCGGCGGTCTGGACCCCGCCTGCGAGACCCTCGATGGTGGTCACCGCAGTCTTGCCGTTCTCCGCATTCCAGCGCGCGATCGCGGCCTCGGCCTCGGCGCCCTGCTCGTCCGACAGCGGGAAGATAGCGGAGCGGTACTGCGTGCCGATGTCGTTGCCCTGCCGGTTGAGCTGCGTCGGATCGTGGGTGCCGAGGAACACGTCATAGATCTCGGGCAGGCTGATCACTGCCGGATCGAAGGTCACGCGGATGCCCTCGGCATGGCCGGTGGTGCCGGTGCACACCTCCTTGTAGGTCGGGTTCGCCTTGGTGCCGCCGATATAGCCGCTTTCCACCGTGCTCACGCCCACCACATCGCGGAACACCGCCTCGGTGCACCAGAAGCACCCGCCTGCAATGATCGCCGTTTCCATGTTGCTCATCGAATTCTCCGTTGCTTTGTGCCAGAGATAGGGCAGCACCCGCCGCGTTGCCACGCATTTCCGGCCTACCGCTTCGCTGCTTGAGGCCCTATTCTCAACCTGCCGATTATTTCCATTTGTCCGGAGAGAGACCCGATGAACAAGCTGATCCTCGCCTTCGCCGCCGCGAGCGGCCTTGCCCTCGCCGCGCCCGCGCTGGCGCAGCACGCCGGCCACGAAGGGCACGGTGCCGAAACCGAAGCGCACATCAAGGACACCGCCACCTTCATGAAGCATCACGGCGAGGCGCTGGCGGGCGCGATCAACCACCCGACCCGCGCCGAGGACAAGGCGCGCGACGTGCACCGTCACCCGGCCGAAACGCTCGCCTTCTTCCATGTCGGCCCGCACATGAAGGTCGGCGAATATTCGCCCGGCGGCGGCTGGTATTCGCGTTTGCTCGGCCACTATCTGGGCGGCGAGGGGCAGCTGGTCGGGCTCTACACCAACCCGCTCACCGCCACCGCCGACCCGGCGCGCCAGCAGCGCATCCGCGATGGTGCTGCGGGCTTCGGCAAGGAAGTGGCGGGATACACCGGTCTCCCGGAAGAGAAGTTCAGCGGCCTGACGCTCGACAAGGCGGCCGAGCAGAAGGGCACCTTCGATCGCATCCTGGTGATCCGCGCGATGCACAACATCATGCGCGCCGGGATCGCCGACACCGAGATCCGGGCGATGCGCGAGCTGCTCAAGGACGACGGCCTGATCGGTATCGTCCAGCACCGCGCCAAGGCCGATGCGCCGTGGTCCTACGCCAACGGCACCAAGGGCTATCTCAAGCAGCAGGACGTGATCGATTTCATGCGCCTCAACGGCTTCGAACTGGTCGGTGCGAGCGAGATCAACGCCAACGCCAAGGACCCGGCCAACCATGCCGAGGGCGTGTGGGAAATGCCGCCGGTGCTCGCCACCAAGCGCGAGGACCTGAAGGGCCTCGGCGAGAGCGACCGCATGACGCTCCTGTTCAAGAAGGCGAAGTAACTCGTCTCATCCGGCGCGGGGGAGAGGTTCCCCCGCGTGCGGATGTGCTGTAGGGGGCGGCGCATGACCGCCATCACCGTAGCCGCCCTCCAGCTCCCCCTCGGCTCCGAGGACGAGGCCGCCAACATCGCCGCCGTCGCCGCGCTGGTCGAAGAGGCCGCCGCGCGGGGCGCGCAGTTGATCCTGCCGCCCGAGCTGTTCAGCGGACCCTATTTCTGCCGCGAGGAGGACGAGGGCCTGTTTGCCCTGGCCCGTCCGCTCGCCGAGCACCCGAGCGTGACCGCGATGCAGGCGCTCGCCGCGAAGCTGAAGGTGACGATCCCCACCAGCTTCTTCGAGCGCGACGGACACCACTACTACAACACCCTCGCCATGATCGGCCCGGATGGCGCGATCATGGGCACCTATCGCAAGAGCCACATTCCCGACGGGCCGGGCTACGAGGAAAAGTACTATTTCCGCCCGGGCAATGACGGGTTCAAGGTGTGGGATGTACCGGGCGAGGACGGCGCGCGGGTGCGCGTGGGCGTCGGCATCTGCTGGGACCAGTGGTATCCCGAAGCCGCCCGCGTGATGGCGTTGCTGGGCGCGGAACTGCTGATGTACCCGACCGCGATCGGCTCGGAACCCTATGATCCCGGCCTCGACACCAGCCGGATGTGGCGGCGCGCAATGCTCGGCCATGCGGTGTCGAACTGCATGCCGGTGGTGGCGGCCAATCGCATCGGCGAGGAGTGCGGGCAGCGCTTCTACGGCCACTCCTTCATCACCGACGAATGGGGCGATTTCCTCGCCGAGTACGGTGCCGGGGAGAGCGGCGTGCTGGTCGCCCGGCTCGACCTCGCGCGCGCGGCGACGCACCGCGCCGGCATGGGCTTCTTCCGCGACCGCCGCCCGCAGCTCTACGGACGCATCGCCGAGGACATCTAGGCGCGGGGTCTGATTGAGCAGCACCTACCTGATCGCGCTGGGGAGCAACCGGTGGCACCACCTCTACGGCGCGCCGGGTGGGGTAGTGCGCGCGGCAATGGAGGAGCTTGCCGCCTTCGGCACCGTCACCGCCCGCTCGCCCGTAGTGACGACCCCGGCGATGGGCGCGGCGCGGCGGCGCTTCGCCAATGCCGCGCTGGTGCTCGAGACCGAGCTCGCCCCGCCGGCGCTGCTCGCAGGCCTCAAGCGCACCGAGCGCAGCTTCGGTCGGCGCCGCGGCCAGCGCTGGGGTGACCGGGTGCTCGATTGCGACATCGTGCTGTGGAGTGGCGGGGTCTGGCGCTCGGGCGTGCGGGGCGAGGGCCTCGCCATCCCTCACCCGGCCTTTGCCGCAAGGGCCTTCGTGCTCGACCCGGCCTGCCGCATCGCCCGGCAGTGGCGCGATCCGCGCAGCGGATTGACCCTCGCCCAGTCCCAAGCCCGCTTGACCCGCCCGCGCCCCCTGCCTAGGTGAGCGCGCTCGCCGCGAAAAGGCGCAGCGCGTGGGCCCGTAGCTCAGTAGGTAGAGCAGCTGACTTTTAATCAGCGGGTCACAGGTTCGAATCCTGTCGGGCTCACCACTCTATCTGCTCGTCCGAACGGTCTGTGGCGCCTGTGCCACGGCGTGGCGCGCGCTGGTGAACATCGCGCCGGACCCGGCGGTTCTCTCCGCATCATCGCGAGGGAGACGAGCATGGGACCGCAGCAAGACAGCACCGCCAGCACCCCCTACTGGCGCTTCATGGCGATGATCGCGGCCGGAACGGTGGTGATGTTCGGCCTGATGTATCTCAACACCTACGCCCCCGACCACGTCTTCTGGAGCGAGACGCGGTTCTGGATGGCCTTCGTCATGGGCGCGGCGATGATGGTGGTGATGCTCGCCTTCATGTGGGGGATGTATCCGAGCCGGACGCGCAACCTGATCGTCCTTGCCGTCGCGGCGTTGGTCTTCGCGCTTTCCCTTTGGCTGGTGCGCAGCCAGCGCACCGTGACCGACACCGAATACATGCGTGCGATGATCCCGCACCACTCGATCGCGATCCTGACCAGCACCCGCGCGCAGATCCGCGATCCCAGGGTGCGCGCCCTGGCCGACGAAATCGCAGCGACCCAGCGCCGCGAGATCGCCGAGATGAAGGCGCTGATCGCCGACATCGAGGCGAACGGCGTGCAGGCGCAGCCCGCCGCCCCCCGCTGAGCGGCCTCACATTCCCCGCGGCACGGCCACCTTCCGGCAGGTCATCGGCGCCATCCGGCCCACGGTCCAGATCGCCTCGTCGCCCTTGTTCCAGAACTGGTGCGTGGGGCTCATGTATTTCGCGCCCGAGGCCGAGCGGTCCGCGGAAATGGTGACGGGGGCATTGTCGTTCATCTGTACCATCACCCGGTCGCCATCGAGCATGTCGACCTTCAGCCGCGTGCCGTTGCCGCAATCGAAATAGCTGCTCGCGCCCGGCCCGCCGACGCTCTGGGTGCAGCCCGCCAGTGCCAACGCCCCGAGTGTGAAAAGGATAACCTGTTTCATGTGCCTCTCTCCCTCCGTTTGGACGGAGGGTATGGCCGGAGCGTGGCGTTTTTGTGGCTAGGCCTGGGCCGTCCTCGCATCGAGCCAGCGTGCCGCCTGCACCCCGAAGGTGATGAGGAAGGGCACCATCACGAGGCTGAGGAACACCTTGGCCAGCACCTGCCCGATCATCAGGTCGGTGATGTCGAACTCGCCGTAAAAGGCGAGCGTGATGAAGATCACCGAATCGACCGCCTGGCTGAGCGCCGAGGCCACCGCGCCGCGCACCATCAGGCCGATCGTGCTCTCGCCGCTGCCGCTCCCGCGCAGGCGGTCGAAGATCCAGATGTTGAGCAGCAGCGAGGTGATGTAGCTCGCCGGTCCCGCCATCCACACGCGCCATGTCGACTGGTGCACACGCTCGAAGGCGGCGAGATCGTCGGGGCGGAAGGCGAGCATCTCCGAGGAGGCGGGCAGGGCCAGCACCAGCTGCATCAGCACCGCCGACAGCCCCAGCGGCAGGAAGCCCCACCAAACGATCCGCTTGGCCGCCTCGCGCCCGTAGAGCTGCGACAGCGTGCTCGAGATCACCACCAGCAGCAGGAAGGGGAAGATGCCGCTCTCCACCGCAAGATCGGTCGGCCACAGCTGCACCTGCTTGAAGGCGAGCACGCCTGCCAGCACCGTCATCCCGCCATAGAGCAGCGTGAAGACGAACATGCCGAGGGGCATTGCGATGCCTGAAGGCGCGGTGGCGGCGAAGGGGGCGGCGGCCGGAACGGCGGGTGCGGGCGTGTCCATCGGGCCAAGTGCTAGCCAGCGCGCCGGCAAAAGAAAAGCGCACTCGCACTGCCTGTCACCGCACTTTGCCCACGGCTTCTGGCCGCCCCATGCCGCATCGCCGCTTGCAAGTGCCCGCGCAAACTGCCACGCCAAGCGTGTGCGTGCCGGAGCGGGGCTGCGGCGCGTGAGGGGTCGACACGCTTTCCCAGCCAGAACAAGGGCCATTCGCTGCCGTGAACGAGAGTATCACGTCCATCCTGCTGAGCCTTGCCGGCGTGCTCGCCATTCTTGCCATCGCCTTTGCGCTGTCATCGGCCAGGCGCCAGATCAACCTCAGGGTGGTTGGCTCGGCCTTCGCGTTGCAGGCGCTGACCGCGCTCGTCGTGCTGCGCACCGATGCCGGCGTGGCGGTGATCGGGGGGCTGTCGCAGGGCGTGATCGCGCTGCTCGATTTCTCCAAGATCGGCATCACCTCGGTGTTCGGGCCGATGGAGAACAACCCCTTCGCCAACACCTTCGTGATCGCCGCGCTGCCGGTGATCGTGTTCTTCGCTGCGATCGTCTCGATCCTCTACCATCTCGGGATCATGCAGCGGCTGGTGCGCTGGGTCGGCGGGGCGATCGGCTGGATCACCGGGATCAGCAAGGTCGAGGCGCTGGGTGCAGCGGCCAACATCTTCGTCGGCCAGTCTGAAAGCCCGCTGGTGGTGCGCCCCTATCTCGCGGCGCTCAGCCCGGCAGGCCTGTTCACGCTGATGAGCGTCGGCATGGCCGGCGTGGCGGGAACGATCCTTGCCGCCTATGCGAGCTTCATCGGCGAGGAGGCCGTGCCCTTCCTGCTCGCGGCCGCCTTCATGTCGGCGCCGGGCGGCATTCTCATGGCCAAGATCATGATGCCTGACGTGGGCGGCCCGGGCGGCCACGATCACGCCATCGGCGTAGCCGCGGTTGCCCGTGCGCGCGGCAAGACCAACGCCCTTACCGAGGCGACCCGGGTGGTGATGTACGACGAGAACGGGCAGGAGGTCGAACTCCCGCAGGCCCGCATCAGCGCGGTCGGCCCGGCCTCGATCCTCGAAGGCGGCGCCAAGGCCGACGAGGTGAGCGCGGCGGAGACTTTCGAGGAAGGCCAGCGCCCCGCCAACATCATCGAGGCCGCCGCGCAAGGGACCCAGACCGGGGTCAAGCTCGCGGTCGCGGTCGGCGCGATGGTGATGGTGTTCGTCGCCCTCGTGGCGCTAGCCAACGGGATGCTGGCGGGCATCGGCACCGGCATCGTTAACCTCGCCGCCGGCGCGGGAAGTCCGCTATCGCCCGAGGTCGCAGCGTGGCTCGAGGGGATCAGCTTTCAGAAACTGCTCGGCTACATCTTCGCGCCGGTGATGTTCCTGATCGGCATTTCCGACTGGGACCAGGCGCAGATCGCGGGCGGGCTGTTCGGGACCAAGATCGTGCTCAACGAATTCGTCGCCTTTATCGATCTGGGCGCCATGGGGCCGGGCGAACTGACGATGCGCAGCCGCGCGATCATCACTTTCGCGCTGTGCGGCTTTGCCAATTTCTCCTCGATCGCGATCCAGATGGCGGTGACCGGAGGCCTCGCGCCCAACCAGCGCCCGGTGATCGCGAAGCTCGGATTGAAGGCGCTCGCCGCCGGAAGTCTCGCCAACCTGATGAGCGCGGCGCTCGCCAGCCTGTTTCTGCCATACTGACCGGTGCCCTGCCCCCTTGGCAGGGCCTCCCCGGCAGGTGTAAGGCGCCCGGCATGACCAATATCGCCCCCGGCATCGCCTCCGTCAGCCTCGCCCAGCCGCTCGAAACCATCGCCGACGAGCTGGGCCGCAGCTTTTCCGAATACGGCTTTGCCGTGGTGCGCGATCACGGGATCCCGCAGGAACTGATCGACGAGGCGGAAGCCGTCTCGAAGGCGTTCTTCGCCCTGCCGGACGCAGTCAAGCGCGCCTACCGGATCGAAGGCGGCGGCGGTGCGCGCGGCTACACCCCCTTCGGCACCGAGAAGGCCAAGGACGCCGAGGTGTTCGACCTCAAGGAGTTCTGGCACGTCGGCCGCGATCTGCCGCAGGGCCACCCGCTCGCGGAGTTCATGGCCCCCAACATCTGGCCCGCCGAGGTCGCGGGCTTCCGCGAGACCATGAGCGCGCTGTTCGCCGCTTTCGAGACGGCAGGAGCCCGCGTGCTCGAGGCGATCGCCCTGCACCTCGGACGCCCGCGCGATTTCTTCGCGGCGAGCGTCGAGGATGGCAATTCGGTGATGCGCCTGCTCCACTACCCGCCGCTCGGCGAAGGCGCGCCCGAAGGGGCGATCCGCGCTGCCGCGCATGGCGACATCAACACCATCACCCTGCTGCTCGGCGCAGAGGAGGCGGGGCTCGAACTGCTGACCCGGCAAGGCGAATGGCTGCCGATCCCGGCGGTGAAGGGCGCGCTGGTCATCAATGTCGGCGACATGCTCGAACGCCAGACCGCCGGCCGGCTGCGCTCGACCACGCACCGGGTGGTGAACCCGCGCGGCGAGGCGGCGAAGCGTTCGCGCTACTCGATGCCGTTCTTCCTGCATTTCCGGCCCGACTTCCTGATCGAGCCCCTGCCCGAGTGCATCGATCCGGACGCCGCGACTCCGCCGCCCGCGCCGATCACCGCGCATGATTTCCTGATGCAGCGCCTGCGCGAGATCAATCTCGCCTGACATCGCACGCGAAGCACGCTTCGTCGGCCTGCCCCTGAAATGGGCGCGGCGTTGCTGCGATGCAACACCACTCCGTGCAACCCGCTGACTCCGAGGGTTTTTTCGGCGCGCGGGCGGAGCGTTTCCGCAAAATCGACGGCCTGACGCGAAGAGAGTCTTGAAACTGTCACAGAACCGTCGCTTTTCCGCAAGCCAGCGGGCCTAGGGCTGCCCGGCATCGACCTCTCCCAATCACGATTTCCATTTCGCAAACAGGGGCCTCAACCATGAAGCTTAAGTATCTCCTTGCCGCGAGCATCGTCAGCCTCGCCGCGACGACCACGATCGCTACGCCGGCTTTCGCGCAGGAAACCACTTCGTCGGTTCGCGGTAACGTGACCGACCAGAGCGGCGCGCCCATTGCCGGTGCGACCGTCACCGTGACCCACGTTCCCTCGGGCACGACCTCGACCCAGACCACCGACGCGAGCGGCGGCTTCAACGCGGCCGGCCTGCGTCTCGGCGGCCCCTTCAACGTCACCGTGACCGCCGACGGCTTCGA encodes:
- a CDS encoding isopenicillin N synthase family dioxygenase; the protein is MTNIAPGIASVSLAQPLETIADELGRSFSEYGFAVVRDHGIPQELIDEAEAVSKAFFALPDAVKRAYRIEGGGGARGYTPFGTEKAKDAEVFDLKEFWHVGRDLPQGHPLAEFMAPNIWPAEVAGFRETMSALFAAFETAGARVLEAIALHLGRPRDFFAASVEDGNSVMRLLHYPPLGEGAPEGAIRAAAHGDINTITLLLGAEEAGLELLTRQGEWLPIPAVKGALVINVGDMLERQTAGRLRSTTHRVVNPRGEAAKRSRYSMPFFLHFRPDFLIEPLPECIDPDAATPPPAPITAHDFLMQRLREINLA